atcatagaaagttcaaccaaacccaaggcataaacttttgaaacacataatagacataaattccagaacttgcatattaactaaatttggaattaagtacaaaagataaagagttggaaaggaatgtaacccatgtcacttgagctcatcaccttgccttcttcatctccatcttaatCCTAGTCTAGCAATATACAAGAATAGATGAACtacactagctaaactatcctacactaaggaaatgaaagaactacatTTTTCCACTTCAAGTTCTCTCCCCCGTATGtcctgaatgaatgaatgaatctctgtctctgcatataaactcATGAAAAGTTCCTCTTCTCCCAGTCCAAATTTGCTGCTATGATTCTTCAAATCTCattttgttaagatagtcaaaaaccattgtttttgacttgaaaataagccatatTGTCTGcaattttgtcttctgaagcatgtgcaccgaattcccttgcatcttatagctggaaagtggtatgaacacaaggGAAATggctgagtcaaattgcagaatttcggccagaaaacgcgcctacacaaaacgcggttacaagtcacgttttgtgtactcgcgtattcactttggccTTACTTAATCTGCGATTTTGTCTATCATAAaggccgaactagcttttgtgtaaaacaccaaagttgtagccctttgagttagcttttcaatgcttcaagaatcatccaaattggagctttgtagcctgataTATGACCGAAATACTATAGACTGGTCGgagctctgttttccactttggacagctgagttgaatttcggtatttcaacttttggactatgaaaacggctgaattggactttgatgtcttcataccaaatgtagatatatctcttagcttcaaaatggtaccaagatcaccttgatcctatctgtgtagctccagatatagtcaaaataccaaaacgtgtcagagttgttaaacctgacttttcttgcatttttccttttacacttcatattttattttcaccactttaatccatcttcaatcatccaaatatcttcccaatgcacttcatttgatgattgaatcattaaacctacaaaatatgaagtttttttaccataaaaatccataaaatgcaatgtttagccattttaacataaaatgtagtttttttaccaaaaccttagttattttagttataaaactaaataatcaaaccaaaattaactaataaaacacactaaaaatacgtaaaataaactcttatcagcGGTCCTGGTGAAGTTCAAATTACTCCCAAAATGTGAGGGTCAGAAATATGGACGTGGGGGAGGCTATGAGTGTCTAGGTGTCCTAGACCTAGAAGCGGATCTCGACCTCACCATGGTAACTAGCAGGCAGCCCAAACAGCAAAAGACAGAATAACCGGCAAATTGGAATCAATAATAACGGAAGAACCACTGGTGTTGTCCCCCGTATGCAACCCAAACAATAGACATCACAATTTAGGCACCCAAAAGCTATAAAAATACCCCAACAATACAGCAAAGTCAAACAATAAGCACTGGTGTCCCAAGCTTAGCCAAATGCAGAATCAATGGACCCCAAAGTGCAACAAATGCTCCCAAGAACTCagtaattgaaataaaaaagacACAATACCCCCAAACAAGGCAACCTAAGGCAACCTACTTCAACAAGCAAATTTAAGCGTATAGGCACCTCCCAATTTAACAAACAACCGCAGCAGATTACCCACAATTAGACACAAATTACAGCAAATTAGACAcaattggaccaaaaattgtaACAACTGTCTCCAATTGGACAGTCAATTATCCAATTCAACATGCTAAAATTAGCAATTGACCCAAGAAAATGGCAACTCCAACAGCCACAGTTCAGAATGCGGACTGAAACAACTCAAGCACAAATGTCCAGTAGTCAGTTAAGCAACCAATAACATAAGAGGGATAAATTTTATACACACTAtcacaaccagtaccactggtgtgCCCCACAGAAAATGGAACAACTCGAACTTCCAAGCAAATCAACAAAATCTCAAACTAGTCACCCACGGTCGAGATAAAAGGTCTAAGCAAACGCACAATTTGAATCAATAAACAGACTATCTCCAGCAGGTCAATTAAATTCACCCAAAAGCTGTAAGTAAAGAAAATGGCATCCACACAAATTATGGCTCACAAATAACACCAATTTACTCAATTAGAAAGTAGCAAAAGGGCTTCagtgaaaacgaaaagtgaccCACGCACTTGAGAGTGCAAAATCGTAATCAAGGGTTGAAGAGAATGTGTACCGACGCCCCAAGTGTGAAGGTGGCACTGTCGGGTGGTTGTTGTGAGAGTGGAGGTATAGCGGCGGCGTGAGCTGGCGGAAGTGAGGGAAGCACGCGACTGCTTGGTGGAGTAAGGATGCCTGTGGGAGCGTTTGGGAAGATGGACTGCGGCCGAGCGCGAGGGGCAACTGCTGGAGTGAGGCGTGGCTGTTTGGACTGGGCTAGAGGCGCGCGTGGACAGCGGCGTGCATACGGGAGGTGGTGGTGACGGCTGAAGCTAGGTGGAGAGGAAAAGGGGAATGGCGGGGAGCTCTGCGGCTGCTAGTGGCTCTCAAGGGCAGCACTCGATGGCGGTGGACGGCGTGAGCTAGTGGTGAACGAGGAAGAAGAGAGAGTGCGAGGAGTGAGATGGGGAGGTTGGCAGCGCTGGAGGAACGGTAGACTGGAAGTGTAACGTGCAAAGTGGAGGTGAGAGGTGGTGAAGGAGGCGGCGGTCGCCGCTGGCGGCACGCGGTGCTACACGCTCGGGGCCGCGCGAGGTTGGAGAGGGATGGAGAGGTTGGCGGCGCCCAGCTGGGAGAAAAGATCAGAGAAGAGGGAGCTCGGGACGGCGGCGGCGTGCGATGGAGTAGTGGCAGCCGaagaagaaaataagcaaaaagaGGAACAAGGCAacaggaaagaagagaaagaaaaaagaaagaaagaaagaaaagaaagaaagaaagaaaaagaaaaaagaaaaaaaatagtttttgggttttttttcttctttttttttttctgattgcaaactcaaatttcaaaattcgAATTGTGAAAACCAAAACTGAAGGTGTAAAATGGAAaatgtttttattttgattttttttttgggaaattgaaattccaaaatttgaatttttttaaaaagaaaaacaaagctgaaagttcaaaaaggaaaataatttatatttttttaaattttatttatttaattttttttttggtattttctttatttttgggttGTCAAATACAGCATGGGCAGCACGCCAAGATTATAAAACGTCCACTAACCTCAGGAGTCACTAACATAGCGTAGGTACGCCAAGATTGCATTTCCTGCCAATGTCGCGAGATGATGAGATTTGACCAATATGGCGCGGACACGCCAAAATTGGTAAACGTCTACTGATCTTAGGAATCACTAACATAGCGTGGACATGCCAAGATTGCACTTCCTGGTCACAGTAAAGGAAAATATCAAGACCGACTACTACCCAAATGAGAAACAACAAAACGAATGAAttgaacaataaaaaataataaaaccaatatttggattgcctcccaaaaagtgtctttctttaacgtctttggctagacgtTGAACACCACTCTTCAATCTGGATGTAATTCAATTTTTCTTGTAATCGGTGGTCCTCCTCCAGTATCCAAATAGCCATTGAGTGCAGCCTTCTTTCTAAATTTTCTATTCATTTTCACCTCATAAATTGCTTTCATCCTCTGATATTTGTTCGCAGGAACTTTGAATTTACCCCTAAAATCAAACTCAGAAAATTCTTGCATAGAGAGATTAGTAGCATGAATAGCAAACACAGAATGAGAATTAACAGGATGTTTTATTGTATTAAAAATATTGAAGTGGACTATTTCTCCATCGAATTCCATTGTGAGAGTACCCTTACTAACATCAATTTTAGTTTGGCCAGTATGCAAGAATGGTCTTCTTAATATAATGGGTGATGGATTTGGAGCACTTTCATCATCCATgtaaagcacataaaaatcagcaggaaaaattaatccatctacTTGCACTAAAACATCCTCAATTACCCTATCCGGATAAGTAAATGTACGATCAGTCAATTGAATTATTATCCTTGTTTCTTTTAAATGTCCTAAATTTAGGGAATCATAAACTGATTTAGGCATCACATTAATAGAAGTCCCTAAATCTAGCATGATATTTTTGATATTGGAACGTCCAATCTTATAGGGGATAGTAAATATATCTGGATCTCCGCATTTAGGTAGCAGTTTCCCTTGTAAAATCGCTGAAACGTTCTCACCTACCACAATATGCTCATCAGTTTCCTTTGTAAACTGATTTAGGCATCACATTAATAGAAGTCCCTAAATCTAGCATGATATTTTTGATATTGGAACGTCCAATCTTATAGGGGATAGTAAATATATCTGGATCTCCGCATTTAGGTAGCAGTTTCCTTTGTAAAATCGCTGAAACGTTCTCACCTACCACAATATGCTCATCCTCCCTCAACTTCTTCTTGTTGACGCAcaaatttttcaagaatttaGCGTATTTCGGCACTTGTTTGATCGCGTCCAACAAAGGGATATTGATTGCCACCTTTCGAAACACCTCTAGAATCTCTTTTTCCTTATCTTGCTTTTTCGGTTTCTCCAACCTGTTAGGAAAAGGTGGTGGATTAGTCTTAACTGTAATGAATGGGTCCGGGAGTACCTTCGGATCCTTGTTGCTTCTGCCCTCCTCTTCAAGCTCTTTCTCAATTCGTTCGTCGTTCTTGTCCTTAGGAATCACAAGTTCGGGTCCTTGGATTTCCTTTCCACTCCTCAAGGTTATTGCGCTTACATTCTTCGGATTCAACTCAGGTTGAGATGGCAACTTCCCTTGAACTTGGGACTCCAAATGGTTGATCGTGATGGCCATTTGATTTATTTGAGTTTGCAATGATTGCACTTGTCCCAATTGATTCCTCATGCTTTGCAGGTCTGAATCCGTCTTCTGTTGATTCGTAAGTAATTGCTTCATCATCTCTTCCATGGACGGACTTGAGTTCGAAGGGAGTGGTGGTGGGCGAGGGTGGTACCGCTGCTGGTACCCTTGCTGCCTATTTGGTATGAAGTTGGATTGCCTGTTCCCTCCATAGCTGAGGTTGGGATGATCTCTCCAACCAGGATTG
The Coffea arabica cultivar ET-39 chromosome 6c, Coffea Arabica ET-39 HiFi, whole genome shotgun sequence genome window above contains:
- the LOC113693113 gene encoding uncharacterized protein; this translates as MCPLVQEETAEQVNMASHALVPRKQYDPYSSTYNPGWRDHPNLSYGGNRQSNFIPNRQQGYQQRYHPRPPPLPSNSSPSMEEMMKQLLTNQQKTDSDLQSMRNQLGQVQSLQTQINQMAITINHLESQVQGKLPSQPELNPKNVSAITLRSGKEIQGPELVIPKDKNDERIEKELEEEGRSNKDPKVLPDPFITVKTNPPPFPNRLEKPKKQDKEKEILEVFRKVAINIPLLDAIKQVPKYAKFLKNLCVNKKKLREDEHIVFTKETDEHIVVGENVSAILQGKLLPKCGDPDIFTIPYKIGRSNIKNIMLDLGTSINVMPKSVYDSLNLGHLKETRIIIQLTDRTFTYPDRVIEDVLVQVDGLIFPADFYVLYMDDESAPNPSPIILRRPFLHTGQTKIDVSKGTLTMEFDGEIVHFNIFNTIKHPVNSHSVFAIHATNLSMQEFSEFDFRGKFKVPANKYQRMKAIYEVKMNRKFRKKAALNGYLDTGGGPPITRKIELHPD